A window of Excalfactoria chinensis isolate bCotChi1 chromosome Z, bCotChi1.hap2, whole genome shotgun sequence contains these coding sequences:
- the RFESD gene encoding Rieske domain-containing protein, with protein sequence MLDIIILSIHFFTCFLISVLIWWGSKDVTLHSPSKETVETEPDGLVLVGKEDDIIKSQRITAKVNGREVVVFYHEGRFYALDSRCYHEGGPLHLGEIEDINGQPCIICPWHKYTITLETGEGLYQGINPLEPSPTPQWQSKGVKQRIHKVTVKNRNVYVSPPDLSVGFDSDYFAEKYKNGGELAMKK encoded by the exons ATGTTGGACATCATTATTCTGAGCATTCATTTCTTCACCTGCTTTCTCATCTCTGTTTTGATCTGGTGGGGATCTAAG gACGTGACTTTGCACAGCCCAAGCAAAGAAACAGTTGAAACGGAGCCAGATGGTCTTGTCTTAGTTGGAAAAGAAGATGACATAATAAAGTCCCAAAGAATAACAGCCAAAGTCAATGGCAGagaagttgttgttttctaCCATGAAGGGAGATTTTATGCTCTGGACTCTCGCTGTTACC ATGAAGGTGGCCCTTTACATCTTGGAGAAATAGAG gacATCAATGGTCAGCCATGTATTATCTGTCCTTGGCATAAGTATACAATCACACTGGAAACGGGAGAAGGATTATATCAAGGAATAAACCCTTTGGAGCCATCACCGACACCACAGTGGCAGTCAAAAGGAGTAAAACAAAGGATTCATAAAGTTACAGTAAAGAATAGGAATGTTTATGTGAGTCCTCCAGATTTGTCTGTAGGTTTTGACTCTGATTATTTTGCTGAGAAGTACAAAAATGGTGGTGAGttagctatgaaaaaataa